A window of Cynocephalus volans isolate mCynVol1 chromosome 3, mCynVol1.pri, whole genome shotgun sequence genomic DNA:
ATACAGAAATCCACCAAACTGCAAGGATAaacaataacaaagaaagaaaggaacaaagaatacacaaaacaaccagaaaacagcCAACAAAATAAAAGGAGTAAGACCTGACATggcaataataaccttgaatgtaaatggattaaacacctcAGTTAAAAAACATAGActagctgaatggataaaaaagaaagatgacccatccatatgctgcctacaagaaacacaccttacttacaaatacacacattaacttaaaatgaaaggatggaaaaagatattccatgcaaatggaaaacaaaaggagtagctatatttatgtcagataaaacaaactttaattcaaaatctgtactaagagatgaTGGAGggcattttataataataaaggaatcAATATAGCAAgatgatataacaattataaatatatatgcacccaacactggagcatccagatatgtaaaacaaatattattaaatctAAAGGGAGCAATAGatgtcaacaaaataatagttgtGGATTTTAACACTCCactgtcagcactggacagatcatcaagacagaatatcaacaaagaaatactTAATTTAAATGGCTCCAgagaccagatggacctaacagacatttacagaacatttcatccaacagctgcagaatacacaatCTTTTCATCAGCAcctgaaacattctccaggattgaccatatgcTGGTCCACAAAActagtctcaaaaaattcaaaaaaattaaaattatatcaagtatttgTTCTGACTGTAATGAAAAACTAGATCAACAACAACAGGAACTTTCAAAACcacacaaatatgtggaaattaaacaacatgctcctaaacaaccagtggggcaaagaagagattaaagaggaaattaaaaatttcttgaaacaacagaagacagaaatataacataccaaaacctctgggatacaTCCAAAATAGTactaagagaaataaatgcctacatcaaaaaaaaaaaaaaaaaaggagagagagagagagaaagatttcaaataaacaatctaacaatgcacctcaaggaactagaaagcaagaataaacaaaacctaaaataagtagaagaaaagaaacaataaaaaccagagcagaaatatatgaaattgagactaaaaacacaattaaacagattaatcaaacaaaaagttggcctttcaaaaggattttaaaaaatcaataaactattATCCattctaacaaagaaaaaagagaaaagacccaaataaattaaatcagaaatgcaaaaagagacattacaactgataccactgaaatacaatgGATCATCCGAGACTATTACGGACAACTAcacaccaataaatatgaaaacccagaggaaatggataaattcctggacacatgtgacctaccaagactgaaccaagaaggaaatagaaaatctaaatagaccaataacaagaaatgagattgaattagtaataaaaagtctcccaacaaagaaaagcccaggtccagatggctttactgcttaattctaccaaacatttaaagaagaaataataccaatattttatagctatttcagaaaattgaagggggcaaaatatttccaaactcctACAGTGAGGctagcattaccttgataccaaaactggGCAAGgacacaataacaaaaaagaaacctacaggccaatatccttaatggacatagatgcaaaaatcctcactaaaatactagcaaaccaaatccaacagcacattgaaAAGATTGTATACcttaatcaagtgggatttaaaccagggatgcaaggatggttcaacatactcaaatcagTAAATGTAATTCTTCACatcaatataatgaaagaaaaaaaaatacaatcatctcaatagctgcagaaaaagcatttaataaaattcaacattgcttcataataaaaagtcaacaaattagacagagaaggaaagtatcttaattttaaaaggctgtgtatgacaaacccacagctaacattatactgaactgaaataagacaaggatgaccactctcaccacttctagtCAACACAGTAcaggaagttctagccagcaattaggtaagagaaagaaataaaaggcatccaaattggaaaggaggaagtcaaactatccctgtttgcagatgacatgattttatgcAGAGAGAAACCTAGAGACTCCACAAAAATACTCCTACACCTTATAAATAAGTTCAGGAAAGTTTCAGGAGACAAAGTCAACATAtaaaaaatcagtatcatttctatacaccaacaatgaacttgcagaaaaagattcaagaaagcaatcccatttacaatagcaacaacaatgacaaaataaattaaatacctAAGAAtgaatttaaacaaggaggtgaaagatctctacaaggaaaactataaaatgctaattaaaaaaaaataaagacacaaaaaaatgaaaaaacaccccatgctcatggattgaaagaattaatatcatcagaATGACCATAATACTTCCCCAaatgatctacatattcaatgcagttgccatcaaactaccaatgacatacttcaatgaagcagaaaaaatccaaaatttatatagaacaactagagacaccaaatagccaaagcaacactgagcaaaaagagaaaagtagggtgcatcacactccctgactttaaaatatactacaaagctgtagtaatcaaaacagcatggaactggcacaaaaacagacacatagatcaatggaacaaaatagagaattcagaaataaattcacatacttacagccaactgattttcaacaaaggagaaaagaacatacattggggaaaggacagtctcttcaataaatggtgctgggaaaattggagatccatatgcagaagaatgaaactagacctctgtCTCTCACcgtgtaccaaaatcaactcaaaatggattaagacttaaatataagccCTGAAACTATAATATTtctgaagaaaacacaggggaaacacttcaggacataggactgtgCAAAGAATTTATGGATAAGACTTCTAAAGcagagtaagaaaagaaaaaatagctatatattctttttgttttgctttttgcttttttatgttgtttcattttggttttggtagctggccagtatggcaatctgaattcttgaccttggtgttacaatgctctgctctaaccaactgaggtaaccagccagtccaacaaaagcaaaaacaaattgaTAGAATCATATTAAAGTAAAAAACTTCTGCaaagcaagggaaacaatcaacagagtgaagagaaaacctgcagaatgggagtaaatattagcaaactgtgcatacaacaagggattaatacccagaatgtaCAAAAacctcaaacaactcaacagtaaaaaaacaggtaatctaattaaaaaatgggcaaatgagctgaatagacatttctcaaaagaagacatacagatggccaaaaggtatatgaaaaaatcctgaacatcattaatcatcagagaaatgcaaatcaaaaccacattgagatatctcaccccagttagaatggctactgtcaaacagacagaaaataacaaatgctggtgaggatgtagagaaaggagaaTTCTTATACGTTGTTTGTGGCATTGTAAATTatacagccattataaaaaacactgaagttttctcagacaactacaggtagaactgtcatatgatccagcaatcccacttctgggtatatactcaaaggaatggaaatcaacatgtcgaagggatacctgtacccaTGTTTATGGaagttctattcacaatagctaaaatttgTAACCAACCTCAATGtacattgacagatgattggatgaaggaaatgtggtatgtatacacaatggaatacaactgagtcataaaaagaatgaaattctgccatttgtagcaccataaatgagcttggagaaaatcgtaagtgaaataagccaggcatagaaagagaaatatcatatgttctcactaaTATGTGAaagctaagaaaaacaaaattctacttTAACAGAgactattttgtttatatatttgaataGTGTACATTTTGCCTTATGGATAGATACAAGATCAAAATACAAAGATCAATAACTTATGTTAATATCAGCAATAATCAATTAGAAAATGTCTTGGAAAATAAGATCCCATTCACAAGAGCAatcaaaactgtaagataataagagagagaaaaaaagaagtatgCAAAACTTACATGAAGAAATTCGTAAAAACTTTTCCGAAAGATATAAAATGTCTGAGCATGGTACAAGGATGTCAACTGCAGAACTGTTAGTCTtggaaaaaaaggttaaaaacaacctaaaagtccaCCAACATGAGAATAGCTACCTTAATTTTTTATCCGTACTGCAAGATATTctgcagcaggaaaaaaaagagacatattTCTTAATATAATCCCTATATATTCGATAGAAATAGCTCCAAGACATGttgttaagcaaaaaaaaaaaaaatgcattgaagGAGAATGTTTCTGAATAGTGAGTGGTATTAATAATGTTCGATAGCATTGACTATTTTGGTTTTGAATATTACCAGAACACTCTAAGAAGGTTGTAGCCAAGTGGCATGGATGATGCCCTGCTTGTCAAAGAATCTTGTTTTCAGAGCTTCGAAGACACCATGGGACACAAAGTCCCCAGAGATGAACTTGGGTGAATTCCCAAGAAGCCAAGAGAGAAACAGCCAAGAAGAGATGCTGAGGCTTAGAGCCAACCTCAGCAGAATTCAACAGTGCTGGTCCATCCTAATGCTTTCCTTGCCACAGCTTATAAAATAGGGATTCATGCCCAAATAGGGAAGTCCCCGAGTTGGATCTCTATCACCACAGCTCCTTGGAGGAACTGGACTTTCACCAGCTCAGCCCAGCACCTTGAAGGAGATCGCCTTCACCTGCACTCAGAAAGAAAGGTCAGCAGCCAGGTAGGCTAGGCTGCTCCAAATTTCCAAGTGGCTTTCATCTCACAACTGTGATGATTTGAGGTAGCAGAGCAGTTATTAAAACCTCAGGTTATAGGGGTTGTTGGCTGGGTTTGAACTGCTACTTGCTGGCTATGAGAATTGGGGcaaattccttaacctctctatgcctcattTTTGTATCTGTGAAACGGGGATGATAAAGTAATACCTACCTTCTAGGGTGGCTGGGATGACTAAGTGGGTTGTATGAAAAGCATTCAGGTTCGTGTCTGAATCCCAGTAAGTGTAAATGCTGGTTACTATTCCACTGGTGTAGGAGAGAGGACTCAAAACTCAAGTTAGGGAAACCTGGGTTTAGGGCGTGGTCTCCTACttcctctctgaatctcagtttcctcatgtgtgaaaTGGGAACACAGACACTGTCTGCCTTAGAAGTCTGAGAATCCATTGATGTTGTATCTAGGAAACACGCTTTCTCAAACACAGTTTTATTGGAAGTGCTTGTGTGTAAACAGGTAGGATATGCActtaacatacaataaaaaatcAAACTTGTTTCTCTGTCTCCTGGGTTCTCCCCCAGCATGACCACACCTACCACAGTCTGGGTATGTGTCAGTGGTGCCCTCTACATGTTTTAATATCCATATCACTATGCTGGGcagcctttgtttttgttttgttttgttttgttgctcttAGCAATGTATGGCGTACATCATTCCATAGCAGAACATAGGGTTGCCTCACTTTTCGATGCCATATGATATTTCATTGTACGAGTGTCCCACAATTGCGTTGTCCCCTACTGACAGGCACTGAGGTCAGTTTAGCATTTTACTACCACCAACAATACGTAAGGAgtgttcctgtgtgtgtgtgtgtgtgtgtgtgtgtgtgtgtgtgtgtgtgtgtgtgtgtgtgtgtgtgtgtgtgtgtgtgtcttgatTCCCGTGTTGGCGTTTCTGCCAGACAAgctcccagaagtggaattgctgattTAGAAAATGTTAACAACTTGTTCTCCAAAGAGTTTGTACCAATGTGCAtactgtttcaattttaaaagatgaaaaagttctagagatctgttgcacaagaatgtgaatatacttaacactactaaactatacacttaaaaattattaagatggtaaatttaatgttctgtggggtttttttttttaccataataaaaagctaaggtaaaaaaagcaaaaaataaaataaaagagtttgTATGAATGCATATTCcctccaacaatgtatgagggcaCTTAGGggtaaatgctaaataaatggcAAAGTGCTGCAGAACAGTGAGTGGTgatgttgttgttggtggtggtgtttgGACTCTGAAACATATAGTTATTACCCTATGAGATGGATGGGGGTCATGTTTGAGGACCAGAGATTTGCAGTCATGCCGGTGGGGGTTCCAGTTCCTTCTCTGCCATCACTACCTACTTGACTTCACTTCCATTAAGCCTTGGTTTGATCATATGTCGAATGGAGCTAATAACACCAAACTTttcagggttgttgtgaaaattcAGGGAAGGCATACATGGAGAATATTTTCAGCACAAGGTCTGGCACAAGGCTCAATAAATTGTAGCTTCTATTTTTACTCTACATgctcactgcaaaaaaaaaaaagtggaatttcagaaaaggaaaaaagacattcaGCGTCACTTCCCAGCAGCCCTGTTGGAGGTGACCCATCCCTGGCACAGTACTGCTATATTTCACCACGGTGATTCAGCCAGAGGTTTGAGGAGACTCCCTGCATTGGGGTTTTTCAATCTCAGtgttattgacattttgggtgcTGGATAATTTTTGCTGTGGGGtctgtcttgtgcattgtagactgttcagcagcatccctggtctctattCACTAGATGTCAGGAACATCATCTCCAGTCatgacaacccaaaatgtctccagacattgccaattGTCCCCTGAGGGGACACAACTATgtctggttgagaaccactactaTAAGTGAGCTCTCTGTGAATGGAGGAATATAAGCTGAGGCTGTGAGATTGCAGGTGGAAACACTAAGGCCGATGTTCAGACTTCATGAAGAGGCAATTCTTAAAGAAGCGATGCTTCTGTAAAACTTCTTAACTAGTGGGAGAAATGAGACTCAAATCCAGGGTCTCTGTGCCTCTTCACTGCTTCACATGATGATATTTGTGGCATTGCTGTTTATAGCCATGAAGAGGTAATCCCATACAGTTCTGAGAAATATAGAATCATccttttttatgaaaataacGAAGACACATGGTATTTCATGTATGTACATAttaacctcatttaatcctcatgacaaccccaCGAGAGGGATAATATTTTTCCTACAcattatatataaagaactcaaagcacagagaggttaagtaacttgcctgaggccacacagcacTGGGGTTTGAAAGTAGACAGCTTTGCTCCAAAGTCTGTGCTATAAACCATGAAACAATCTGACTCTTGGTTGTGAGTCACTGACACTGGTGATTTTCAAGCTTATTTTTGCATGGCAGGATCCTGTCATCTAAAGGAAGTGGAGCCAATAAtccaataataatttaataagaaaacatgGAACTGACTCCAGCTGAAGAAAAGGGTTGGGTCCCCACCAGGCATGCTCCCCAGGCCTGCTGGCCCCTGAGGGCCGCATGTAGCAGTTTGTAAATGCCTTCGCAAGCTCCTAATTatgcagatgagaaagctgaaacaaaagtaataatgataacaaGGGCTGGTCGTTATTGTTTCTAAACTGCCTGTCAGGCACCATTCTACATGCTCATGTGCATAATCTTACTTCCCAAGTGACAGCAGGCATAGATGCTATATTCCTTTAATCAACTCTTTTTGGAACTTCCATGCAAACTTTAGCTTCACCCCCAACCTGAAAAGTTGTGAATATCTGAAAGGCTGAGAATCTGATGTTCTCTCTCTCAATGTACATTAAAATAAGTCGTAGCTAGACAATAAATAACATTCATCCATTTTAGGGTTTCATCAACACCTAAACACGATCTCACATGAGTACCTGTATTTTACTAACGGAAATACAGTCACATCGTTATTTTTCAAGGACCTTCTGGGGAACAAGAAGGAGAGAAATAGCATTAGCTACAGGAAATCACAGGATGGAGGAGcagtttctggttttttttttgtttgtttttttcttcatttgcttgGTCGGAGGGAGCCTCCACATTTCCATGATGTGCAGGAGGGTGCAGTAGAGGAACCATTTggtaataagaaaaagagaacagaagatgGAGGGaggttgtattagtttcctgtggcagCTGTAacaaaattaccacaaatgtcGTCTCTTAAAACAGCATCACATTTACTCTCTTATAGTTATAGAAATCCAGAGTCCGAAACAGGTCTCACTCAGCTAAAATTGAGGTGTCGGCTGGGCTGCGTTCCTTTCTGgcggctctagaggagaatctgtttctttgtcttttccaccttatagaggctgcctgcattccttgactcttggccccttcctccatcttcaaagcgaGCAAAGACATCTTTGAGTCTTCTTCATGTCATATCACTTtacttttctgcctcctttttctGTTAAGGACCCTCGTGATGACATCGGGCccacctgaataatccaggaCCATCTCCTCATCTTAAGATcagctatttagaaataaataaataaataccagagAAACTTACTATAGTTCCATGTCCCTTTGTAATAAAAGTCTATAAAAGAAAGATCCATCATTACACTAAATGTGAAATAACGAGAGAATTATTCTTAGAAGTAAGATTTAAATAGGGGTGTTTTATATCACCACATTCTTGtatgaagaagaaatgaaaataatgataattaaatattttttaaaaatttcatctgcaatcttaatttccttttctcatttaagGGAGCACAGTcgcaggttctggggattaggatgtgaaaGTCTTTGGGGGCTGTTCTTCCACTACCACAGAAGTCTTGGGGGAGGTGAGCATGGATGGGTTTGAGATCCTGGTGGAGCAATAAGCCTTTGACAGAGGGGGTACCTCTTCTTCTGAGGACAAACAGAGGTGAAGTAGAGTGCTTAAGCAGAAACACTTATAGATAGTGGGGTGGAAAAGCTGGAGGTGTTAGTGCCTGTTataaactgaattgtgtccctcctaAAGTtctatgttgaagctctaacccacAATGTGACTGTTtacttttaagaaaaggaaactgtgTGTTATATCCATTATAATGTAAACTCCAGGTGTTAAAGGGTTTAGCTTCAGTTACTTTGTTTATGGGAAACATCTTATTTATTCGTGATACCAGGTTATTAGATCttttatacactttttaaaatgaataaggtattaaggaatttttttttatcagtttcccccacaccccccaaaatCTCGTGATGTTGAGGACTGAGGAGGTTGAATATAAAGAAATTGTCCTAGCTTCCATCTCCCCAGGCATGTGGTTTTCTTTCAGCTGCTTTTGGCTGTTCCACTATAGGGAGAGAGAATAAGAGAAGATGGTTATCCCCAAAGTGGAAATTTCCTGGGTCTGCTATGGTTAGTCTGAACCCTTCTGGTTATAATAAACAGAAACCCaagttaaagttattttaaaacagtaaaattccAAGGATAGCATGTAGGACGTCAGGCAGTGCTGGATCTAGGTGCTTTTCTGATGTCATTGGGAATAGATCTCTGTCTATATATCACTTCTGATCACCTCTATGTTGGCTTCATTAATGAGCCAAGCTGTATCATAGTAATCTCCAGCAGCTTCAGCATGATCTTCAAGAAGTTTAGGGAGAACTTCACATTTGCAATAGAACTGGCAAAAGTCTGAGATCTGTGTGTCACTGGCCTGGCCATTCAGGTGTCCATCCCCAAACTAATCACTGTATCTCAGGGATTGGAACACTCTAAAGAGTCAAGCCTATGTCATCCGACCTCCCTCCTGGTGCTGAGGGTAACAGTCTCACCCCAAACCACATGACTGAGAGTGAAGGAAATGAATGAGGGTCTCTACAGGAACATCAGAGTGATGTTAACGCAAAAATATTGAAGCAGATGCTGGGCACAGACAAACAGCCTATGACCCCTGCATTCTGGCAGGAAGACTGTGGATGAGATGGTTCTGAAGATGGACAGCTAAACTGATGACCATGGGAACATGGAAGTGTTAGTGCCTGTTACaaactaaattgtgtccccccaaaatttgtatgttgaagccctaacccacaatgtgactatatttgaagaCAGGGCCAATAACCTTAGGAGCCcatcctactccagtatgacctcatgaagtaattacatctgcaataactctatttccaaataaggtcatattctgaaaTACTAGatgttaggactttaacatatcttttgggggggatacaattcaacccatagaaCCTGGATAATCCAGTAAAATTTCGTATtttaagatccttaacttaatcacatttgaCTTGTAAGGTGACAGATttacaggtttcagggattaggatgtgaacatctttTGCGGGGTAGGGGTCATTATTCTTCCTACCAGAGCTAGATGGTTTATGTTCCACTGGAAAGCAGCAAGACTCAGCTATGAGTGCCAGGCCAGCACGCCTCTATTTCTCAGAGAATAGTAATGGACGTGAAAATGGCATGGGGCTGGTGGAATGTGAGGAAAGAAAAGGGTAGTAGTACTTTccattaagaaatttaaaaatattttaatgcgtATTTTATTACATAATCCCAACAGTCCAGGGACAATaatggaaagagagaaatggaagacaCATTTACAGAGAGGCTAATAATAGTAATTGTCTATAATAGTAATAGCAATAGTAATTGTCTTTAATGGAAGATCACCATGTACCAGGTCTTCTTTTAAGAATGTTCCCTTTGTTACCTCACATgaccattttatagaggaggaaactgagactcaggagGATAAGGTatttgtctgaggtcacacagaaTCCAAATCAAGGCCATTTGATTGCAAAACTATTCTTAAGTACTACTTCCCTGCTGTGTACCACCTCCTATGCTAGATGCTGGGAAATAAAGAGATGAGTAAGAAATGGTCCCTGTACTCGGGGAGGTTCACAATCTAGTGGGGGAAATAGATCATTAGAAGACCTTGAGTTGCATTCTCTATTGAAGATGCTGTGGAGTTATGTGGCAATATGCATGGTAAGATCAAAAGTGTTAAACTGATGGCCCTTTTGATAAACacaatgttttaaatttgaattaactGCCAATACGTATGTCAGGatgtttcacattttaaaaaatctggaattatggattcttttaaaaaaattcagagaatctGGCAATGCTTGGTCCACCAACAACAGTTGGCAAAAGCCTAGAGCATCTGCCTCATTTGGACAAAATATTCATTTCTCCACAGTCCCCACCATTCCCTATTGCATTACTCTTAGCCAGATTCACTAATGTATGTATTTGCAGGGCCTCTGTAGGTATTTGAATTTGGGATCCCTATGGAAGACAAATAATTCATGTGTgtttaatgaagaaatatttgagCATCCTTTCGAGACTCAGCTcacagaacatttttttaaaaatcttttccttgTAGGTCCTTGTTATTGCCGCATTATTCTTCTCATGCACCACTCCTTGAGTGTCCTTTGCAGTTCAAGAGATTTCCCAAATACAGAACATGACCAATCTCACAGCAGTATCTGTATTTGTCCTCCAAGGCTTCTCAGCTGTCCCTGAGTTACAGCTGCTCAGCGCGGCCACCTTCCTCCTTATTTACCTGGCTGCAGTTCTGGGGAACATCTCCATTATGGCTGCTGTGACACTTGACGCCCGCCTGCACAtgcccatgtacttcttcctcaaACATCTCTCCCTGGTGGATATCTGTTCCATGTCTACTACCCTGCCCCGGGCCCTGGTGGCCACCATGGTGGGCTCTGGAGAGATTTCTCTCCCTGCATGTGCATCCCAACTCTTTGCCTTTATCTGCTTTGGGTCCACGGAGTGTTTTCTTATCACCTCCATGGCTTATGATCGCTGTATGGCCATCTACAAACCGCTTGTGTACAGGGCAGCCATGAATCCCCAGACCTGTGTGTCCCTGGTGGTTGTGGCCTGGGGCAGCGGGATCCTCTACTCCACCTTCCACACAGCCAACACCTTCTCCCTGCCCTTCTGTGGTCCCAATGTGATTGACCACTTCTTCTGTGACATCCCCCCAATCATGCGCCTAGCCTGTGCCAATGCAGATGCACATGAGGCTGCCGGATTTGCAGTCAGTGGCTGTATCATCATAAGCTGCTTTGCCATCACCGTCCTCTCCTATGTCCGCGTCTTGGCCACGGTGATTCAGATCCGTTCAACAGCTGGCCGCCGGAAGGCTTTCTCCACTTGTTCTTCCCACCTGGCCACGGTGCTGCTGTTTTATGGCACCAGAAGCTCTGCCTACATGCAACCCACTGCCCACTACTCCCCACTGCAAGGGCGCATGGCTGCTGTCTTCTATTCCATCCTCACACCCACACTGAATCCGCTCATCTACAGCCTAAGGAACAAGGACATGACGGGAGCTCTGCAGAAGCTCTATCTTCAGGTGCCATCTTAGGATCTGGCATCTGGATGTGGGAGGCACGTGAAAATTTATCTTTAGAGGATTTTCCTTGTGGTCATGGTGGAAGTGTTAATACCTGCAGGGACAACCAGGAACACACCTGTATGGGCAACAAAGTTGAATGACTAGGAGTTGTGAAGAAGACACCCAATAAATGTCTGGATGAAACAGTGACACATCCAACGTGCATTTAATTTAGGCAAATAGTACTATATGTACGCAGGGGAAGATAGAAACAGAGGGAGTGAAATAATTTAAGTAGTGTGGGTCATTCCATCCAAGAGCCAACTCAATAGCCCTATGCCCCGGACTGTGAGGTCAATAGGAGACTCTCCTCTCAACTAGTCTCATTTCCATGGGCCTCCCACAAGCAGGCATGTCTTACCCACCTCGACGTGATTCTAATGTTTTagtagtaaacatttttttttacctaataTGATATGTTCTAAATGCAAGCCAAAGACTTTATAAGAAGGAGCATCTATTCCAGAAGAAAAATGGGCTGTATTAGACTTACAGAGAAATGGTTTGTAGTCTTCATGTGGCTGCCTCCTAAGGCAATGGCAAGGGCACTTTTGTCTTTCTGCAATGTTTCTCTGATAGCAAACGCTATATTTGTTGGGTTTGGGGTTTAGTTGCTTTAACAGAAACCAAATAACAGTGAGTTAAAGAATACAGAAGGTTTGTTTCTCTTTCATGTAAATATGCATTTGAAGTGATCCTGGGTGTCTCTATGCCACAAAGTAATCCTGAGACCAGGTTCCTTCTATCTCATTGCTCTACcatcccctaagttttctttatcCACGTACAAGAGGTTAGATCACTAGTGCCTCATTTGCAATCCCACTACAGGAAGGGAAATAGAGGAAATGGAAGGCAAGCAACATCCTTTTAAGATGTGACCTGGAAGTTGTACACTTCACTCCTGATAACATCCCATGGGCCAGAACCTAGTTACACAGACACACTGACTTGGAAAGGAGGCTGGGGAATGTTGTCCAGCTG
This region includes:
- the LOC134371799 gene encoding olfactory receptor 8U3-like; protein product: MTNLTAVSVFVLQGFSAVPELQLLSAATFLLIYLAAVLGNISIMAAVTLDARLHMPMYFFLKHLSLVDICSMSTTLPRALVATMVGSGEISLPACASQLFAFICFGSTECFLITSMAYDRCMAIYKPLVYRAAMNPQTCVSLVVVAWGSGILYSTFHTANTFSLPFCGPNVIDHFFCDIPPIMRLACANADAHEAAGFAVSGCIIISCFAITVLSYVRVLATVIQIRSTAGRRKAFSTCSSHLATVLLFYGTRSSAYMQPTAHYSPLQGRMAAVFYSILTPTLNPLIYSLRNKDMTGALQKLYLQVPS